A section of the Oreochromis niloticus isolate F11D_XX linkage group LG9, O_niloticus_UMD_NMBU, whole genome shotgun sequence genome encodes:
- the dtx3la gene encoding E3 ubiquitin-protein ligase DTX3L1, whose product MGSNQSSDKLHCNRYLDGQGPPSLVEQATEQANGKFGTLSGCQPDGQMTWEVLNRDLAGFPNDNTLKIKFSFPEGKQTEKHPHPGQNYAGGVLCAYLPDNREGRKVLALLEKAFYQKLLFRIATNEDGEDVITTSSIPLKIQSEGGNIFDGPDADYLKTVKKLLNNNGIK is encoded by the exons ATGGGTTCTAACCAGAGCAGTGACAAGCTTCACTGCAATCGCTATCTCGATGGACAGGGTCCTCCATCGCTGGTTGAACAAG CTACTGAACAGGCAAATGGGAAGTTCGGTACACTAAGTGGCTGCCAACCAGATGGTCAAATGACCTGGGAAGTTCTCAACAGAGACCTAGCTGGATTTCCTAATGATAATACCCTGAAGATTAAATTCTCATTCCCTGAAGGAAAACAGACG GAGAAGCACCCTCACCCTGGCCAGAATTATGCTGGGGGAGTACTCTGTGCTTACCTGCCTGACAACCGTGAAGGCAGGAAGGTTCTTGCCCTGCTGGAAAAGGCATTCTATCAGAAGCTTCTGTTTAGAATAGCCACAAATGAAGATGGAGAGGACGTGATCACTACAAGTTCCATTCCACTAAAAATACAGTCAGAAGGTGGAAACATATT TGATGGCCCAGATGCTGACTACCTGAAGACTGTGAAAAAGCTACTGAACAATAATGGCATTAAATAA